In Halorussus limi, a genomic segment contains:
- a CDS encoding putative manganese transporter, protein MVELADIFVASVRDGYVQVSAFVAVTVLLFSLVQYRTGGALVEKLSDSERLQPLVGAAMGLTPGCGGAIVMMPLYVRGTVSFGTVVATLVATAGDSAFVILALAPKAGLYAYGIAFGTAIVSGYAIDRFGVGVGRVDAAVRRLDRTATDGGVLTRGAPTTGPHDFEADSCGSHERGPARESDFLTPLSHAVHVLWWVAAAAALALGVTYLLAGAPEVPLELGVSFAGLFTVVGVTGTTLSFYLYFVGRRYLGDGEVGRARESFSDTYDTLVHAAMETSFVTVWVLAAYLLYEYGVVALGVDVGALAAAAGLLAPIAGALVGLIPGCGPQIVLAGVYAEGAIPFSALTANAISQDGDALFPLLAIDRTAAVVASIYTTIPALLVGVGLHLLFGPLFGLGVLG, encoded by the coding sequence ATGGTCGAACTCGCGGACATCTTCGTCGCGTCGGTCCGCGACGGTTACGTGCAGGTCAGCGCGTTCGTCGCGGTGACGGTCCTGCTCTTCAGCCTCGTCCAGTACCGGACCGGCGGAGCGCTGGTCGAGAAACTGAGCGACAGCGAGCGCCTCCAACCGCTGGTCGGCGCGGCGATGGGACTGACCCCCGGGTGTGGCGGGGCCATCGTCATGATGCCCCTCTACGTCCGGGGAACGGTGAGTTTCGGCACCGTCGTCGCCACGCTCGTCGCCACGGCGGGCGACTCGGCGTTCGTGATACTGGCGCTCGCGCCGAAGGCGGGCCTCTACGCCTACGGAATCGCGTTCGGCACGGCTATCGTTTCCGGGTACGCCATCGACCGGTTCGGCGTCGGCGTCGGCCGGGTGGACGCCGCGGTTCGGCGCCTCGACCGGACCGCGACCGACGGCGGCGTACTGACGCGGGGCGCTCCCACGACGGGTCCCCACGACTTCGAGGCCGACAGTTGCGGGAGCCACGAACGCGGACCCGCCCGCGAGTCCGACTTTCTCACGCCGCTCTCTCACGCGGTCCACGTACTCTGGTGGGTCGCCGCGGCGGCCGCGCTCGCGCTCGGCGTCACGTACCTCCTCGCCGGCGCGCCCGAGGTCCCTCTCGAACTCGGCGTCTCGTTCGCGGGTTTGTTCACCGTGGTCGGGGTCACCGGCACGACGCTGTCGTTCTACCTCTACTTCGTCGGTCGGCGGTACCTCGGCGACGGGGAAGTCGGTCGCGCTCGCGAGTCGTTCTCGGACACCTACGACACGCTGGTTCACGCCGCGATGGAGACGAGTTTCGTCACGGTCTGGGTGCTGGCCGCGTACCTACTCTACGAGTACGGCGTCGTGGCGCTCGGCGTCGACGTGGGCGCGCTCGCGGCGGCCGCGGGACTGCTCGCACCCATCGCGGGCGCGCTCGTGGGACTGATTCCGGGGTGTGGCCCCCAGATAGTCCTCGCGGGCGTCTACGCCGAGGGCGCGATTCCCTTCTCGGCGCTGACGGCCAACGCCATCAGTCAGGACGGCGACGCGCTGTTTCCCCTGCTCGCGATAGACCGGACCGCCGCGGTCGTCGCCTCCATCTACACCACGATTCCGGCCCTGCTCGTGGGCGTCGGCCTCCACCTCCTGTTCGGACCGCTGTTCGGTCTCGGCGTGCTTGGATAG
- a CDS encoding DNA-3-methyladenine glycosylase family protein, translating into MESGSIPVGDLSGGVDVQATLESGQSFRWHREDGRMYEADGPSGGSAWYATAVGGHTGGDPEVVRVRQRDGLLEWEATTDADRLLVERLRLDDDLPAIFDAIPDDELLSAATDAYRGLRVVNDPFFPCLVSFICSAQMRVERIHEMQAALAREFGETVVFDGETYHGFPTPERLARAGEDELRALGLGYRAPYVQRSAELVASGEATADDVRGLDYEDAREAMQAFVGVGDKVADCVLMFSLGYLEAVPLDTWIRTAIGEYYPHCERGSYAETSDAIRAEFGGEYAGYAQTYVFHYLRNRA; encoded by the coding sequence ATGGAGTCGGGTTCGATACCGGTCGGGGACCTCTCGGGGGGCGTAGACGTACAGGCGACGCTGGAGAGCGGCCAGAGTTTCCGGTGGCACCGCGAGGACGGCCGGATGTACGAGGCCGACGGTCCGAGCGGCGGGTCGGCGTGGTACGCGACCGCCGTCGGAGGCCACACCGGCGGCGACCCCGAGGTAGTCCGAGTACGTCAGCGCGACGGTCTGCTCGAATGGGAGGCGACGACCGACGCCGACCGACTGCTGGTCGAACGACTCCGACTCGACGACGACCTCCCGGCCATCTTCGACGCGATTCCCGACGACGAACTGCTCTCGGCGGCGACCGACGCCTACCGGGGGCTTCGCGTCGTGAACGACCCCTTCTTCCCCTGTCTCGTCTCGTTCATCTGCTCGGCCCAGATGCGGGTCGAGCGCATCCACGAGATGCAGGCCGCCCTCGCCCGGGAGTTCGGCGAGACGGTCGTCTTCGACGGCGAGACCTACCACGGGTTCCCGACCCCCGAGCGCCTCGCGCGGGCCGGCGAGGACGAACTCCGGGCGTTGGGTCTGGGCTACCGCGCGCCCTACGTCCAGCGTTCGGCGGAGTTGGTCGCCTCGGGCGAGGCGACGGCCGACGACGTGCGGGGCCTCGACTACGAGGACGCCCGCGAGGCGATGCAGGCGTTCGTCGGCGTCGGCGACAAGGTCGCCGACTGCGTGCTGATGTTCTCGCTGGGCTATCTGGAGGCGGTCCCGCTCGACACGTGGATTCGGACCGCCATCGGCGAGTACTACCCCCACTGCGAGCGGGGGTCGTACGCCGAAACGTCGGACGCCATCCGAGCGGAGTTCGGCGGCGAGTACGCCGGTTACGCCCAGACCTACGTCTTCCACTACCTCCGGAATCGGGCGTGA
- a CDS encoding DUF7282 domain-containing protein produces MISRGERRRTAAIALVAALVVTGAGVVAGGATTPTDDAAAGQETTTTTEAPATLSVENLTAPEQVRVGTNYTVSATIVNRRNESVVNQARYQIAGNVIAAKFTNIPANGARTVQFNVTANDTAGFPTGTFVHGVFSEEASATANLTLVGGEAEATTTETTAAANATTTAAETATTATTTVENATTTQTTATTTTPVTTVENATTTTAENNTPTTETATTEATTTEGTAQAEVTTTEGTVQAEVTTAEGTTEETVQAEVTTEEGTTTTTATETATPTNETTTTATTPEVEAANATTTVTTTNVTTTNATATTTTATTVTATPATNVTTTQAEQEATPPTTNVTATTTTTTNATTTANPTTTTATNATTTQAEARTANLTFERQNSNGSAVTVQSVTLPEGGFVVVHDTGVIEGEVVESIVGVSDYLSAGSHENVTVELDRSLNQSQRLVSVAYRDSNGNREFDFVSSNRTADGPYTKTDSREAVNAIAVVDITEETTNGTANGTTTETTAG; encoded by the coding sequence ATGATTTCGCGAGGCGAGCGACGCCGGACGGCGGCGATAGCACTCGTCGCCGCGCTCGTCGTTACGGGGGCGGGAGTGGTCGCGGGCGGAGCGACGACACCCACCGACGACGCCGCGGCGGGTCAGGAGACGACCACGACGACTGAGGCCCCGGCAACCCTCTCGGTCGAGAACCTCACGGCGCCCGAGCAGGTCCGCGTCGGGACGAACTACACCGTCTCGGCGACCATCGTCAATCGCCGCAACGAATCGGTGGTGAATCAGGCCCGCTATCAGATTGCCGGGAACGTCATCGCGGCCAAGTTCACCAATATTCCCGCCAACGGGGCGAGAACCGTGCAGTTCAACGTCACGGCGAACGACACCGCCGGGTTCCCCACGGGAACGTTCGTCCACGGCGTGTTCAGCGAAGAGGCGTCGGCAACTGCCAATCTGACGCTAGTCGGTGGGGAGGCCGAAGCGACAACGACCGAGACCACGGCGGCCGCGAACGCCACAACCACGGCGGCCGAAACCGCGACGACGGCGACCACGACAGTCGAGAACGCTACGACGACTCAGACGACAGCGACCACGACGACACCGGTCACCACTGTCGAAAACGCCACGACCACCACGGCCGAGAACAACACGCCGACCACGGAGACGGCGACGACCGAAGCGACTACGACGGAGGGGACGGCCCAAGCGGAAGTGACGACTACGGAAGGGACGGTTCAAGCAGAAGTCACGACCGCGGAGGGAACGACCGAAGAGACGGTTCAGGCGGAAGTCACGACCGAAGAAGGAACGACCACTACGACGGCGACCGAAACCGCGACTCCGACGAACGAGACCACTACGACGGCTACGACCCCAGAGGTGGAGGCAGCCAACGCTACGACGACCGTCACTACGACGAATGTAACCACGACGAACGCGACTGCGACGACCACCACTGCGACGACTGTAACCGCTACTCCCGCGACGAACGTGACGACGACGCAGGCGGAGCAAGAGGCGACTCCTCCGACGACGAACGTAACCGCCACTACGACCACGACGACGAACGCAACTACCACAGCGAACCCGACGACCACGACGGCGACGAACGCCACGACCACGCAGGCGGAGGCGAGGACCGCGAATCTCACGTTCGAGCGCCAGAACTCGAACGGCAGCGCGGTCACGGTGCAGTCCGTGACCCTCCCAGAAGGCGGCTTCGTCGTGGTTCACGATACCGGCGTCATCGAGGGGGAGGTCGTCGAGAGTATCGTCGGCGTATCGGACTACCTGTCGGCGGGGTCCCACGAGAACGTCACGGTCGAACTCGACCGGTCGCTGAACCAGTCCCAGCGACTCGTCTCCGTCGCGTACCGGGACTCGAACGGCAATCGAGAGTTCGACTTCGTGTCCTCGAACCGGACGGCCGACGGGCCGTACACGAAGACGGATTCGAGAGAAGCGGTCAACGCCATCGCGGTCGTCGATATAACGGAGGAAACGACGAACGGGACCGCCAACGGAACCACTACCGAGACGACCGCCGGATGA
- a CDS encoding FAD-dependent oxidoreductase, with protein MSEHPQVEIYTKENCSYCEKAKDLFDSKGVEYVTYNVTGDEELFDEMVERADGRQTAPEVFIDDELIGGWDDTQALDETGELDEKLGIATAGGGTEHRKLIISGSGIAGLTAAIYAARSNNDPLVLEGDEPGGQLTLTTDVENFPGFPEGISGPDLINNMKEQAERFGAEIKNGVIADVDDSSRPYRVELSNGDVYTTDAFIAASGASARTLGIPGEDDLMGYGVSTCATCDGAFFRDEEMIVVGGGDAAMEEANFLTKFASKVYLVHRREEFRAEDYWIDRTHEKVEEGDIEIVKNAEVREIHGSVEEGVDYVELVRHPEGYPSDKLDDPETEEFEMDVGAVFLAIGHTPNTDYLEDTAVEMDEAGYIRTEGGKGGGQTKTGVPGIFGAGDVVDYHYQQAVTAAGMGCKAALDADDYLETAELEAEEGATEAAAGDD; from the coding sequence ATGAGCGAACACCCGCAGGTAGAGATCTATACGAAGGAAAACTGCTCCTACTGCGAGAAGGCCAAGGACCTCTTCGACTCGAAGGGCGTCGAGTACGTGACCTACAACGTCACCGGCGACGAGGAACTGTTCGACGAGATGGTCGAGCGCGCGGACGGTCGCCAGACCGCACCCGAGGTCTTCATCGACGACGAGCTAATCGGCGGCTGGGACGACACGCAGGCGTTGGACGAGACGGGGGAGTTGGACGAGAAACTCGGCATCGCGACGGCCGGCGGAGGAACGGAACACCGCAAGCTAATCATCTCCGGGAGCGGAATCGCGGGCCTGACCGCGGCCATCTACGCCGCCCGGTCGAACAACGACCCCCTCGTGCTGGAGGGCGACGAACCCGGCGGGCAGTTGACGCTGACGACCGACGTGGAGAACTTCCCCGGGTTCCCCGAGGGAATCAGCGGCCCGGACCTCATCAACAACATGAAAGAGCAGGCCGAGCGGTTCGGCGCCGAAATCAAGAACGGCGTCATCGCGGACGTGGACGACTCCTCGCGGCCCTACCGCGTCGAACTCTCGAACGGCGACGTGTACACCACCGACGCGTTCATCGCCGCCTCGGGCGCGAGCGCCCGGACGCTCGGCATCCCCGGCGAGGACGACCTGATGGGCTACGGCGTCTCGACCTGCGCGACCTGCGACGGCGCGTTCTTCCGCGACGAGGAGATGATAGTGGTCGGCGGCGGCGACGCCGCGATGGAGGAGGCCAACTTCCTCACCAAGTTCGCCTCGAAGGTCTACCTCGTCCACCGCCGCGAGGAGTTCCGCGCGGAGGACTACTGGATAGACCGCACCCACGAGAAGGTCGAAGAGGGCGACATCGAGATAGTCAAGAACGCCGAAGTCCGTGAGATTCACGGCTCCGTCGAGGAGGGCGTCGACTACGTCGAACTCGTCCGCCACCCCGAGGGCTACCCCTCCGACAAACTCGACGACCCCGAGACCGAGGAGTTCGAGATGGACGTGGGCGCGGTGTTCCTCGCCATCGGTCACACGCCCAACACCGACTACCTCGAAGACACGGCGGTCGAGATGGACGAGGCCGGATACATCCGGACCGAGGGCGGCAAGGGCGGCGGTCAGACGAAGACCGGCGTCCCCGGCATCTTCGGCGCCGGCGACGTGGTGGACTACCACTACCAGCAGGCCGTGACCGCGGCGGGCATGGGTTGCAAGGCCGCGCTCGACGCCGACGACTACCTCGAAACCGCCGAACTCGAAGCCGAGGAGGGCGCGACAGAGGCCGCCGCCGGCGACGACTGA
- a CDS encoding UPF0058 family protein produces the protein MKKQELIHLHGLLAEVGNYFEAENSAQIDFDEYESLGVRPTSIHKSKTDHKAAVFAMANAITSEMTEAEADETVAAKAD, from the coding sequence ATGAAGAAGCAGGAACTCATCCACCTTCACGGCCTGCTCGCGGAGGTCGGAAACTACTTCGAGGCAGAGAACAGCGCACAAATCGACTTCGACGAGTACGAGTCTCTCGGCGTACGACCGACTTCCATTCATAAATCGAAAACAGACCACAAAGCAGCAGTTTTCGCGATGGCGAACGCAATCACATCAGAGATGACCGAAGCCGAGGCGGACGAGACGGTCGCCGCCAAGGCCGACTGA
- a CDS encoding DUF357 domain-containing protein — MPADLEEKTDRYEGLLAEALDAAEIAPPEDTPMGEAAAECLEMATSYLEDGRHFRENDDPVNALASFSYGHAWLDAGARVGLFDVPREGHLFTV, encoded by the coding sequence ATGCCCGCCGACCTGGAAGAGAAGACCGACCGCTACGAGGGCCTGCTCGCGGAGGCGCTCGACGCCGCCGAAATCGCGCCGCCCGAGGACACGCCGATGGGCGAGGCCGCGGCCGAGTGTCTGGAGATGGCGACCTCGTACCTCGAAGACGGCCGCCACTTCCGCGAGAACGACGACCCCGTGAACGCGCTCGCTTCGTTCTCCTACGGTCACGCGTGGTTGGACGCGGGCGCTCGCGTGGGGTTGTTCGACGTGCCCCGAGAGGGCCACCTCTTCACCGTCTGA
- a CDS encoding DUF7836 family putative zinc-binding protein, which produces MNETYVRLLCPECGKDWEESPDDLPTHDETFHCPNCHASRRTAEFTRTERDLETLKQFQ; this is translated from the coding sequence ATGAACGAAACGTACGTGCGGTTGCTCTGCCCGGAGTGTGGCAAGGACTGGGAAGAGTCGCCCGACGACCTCCCCACCCACGACGAGACGTTCCACTGTCCGAACTGCCACGCTTCGCGCCGGACCGCGGAGTTCACGCGGACCGAGCGCGACTTGGAGACGCTAAAACAGTTCCAGTAG
- a CDS encoding zinc-dependent alcohol dehydrogenase, which produces MRALCWEGVNDLRVESVPDPELVNPRDVVLEVGLTTTCGSDLHFIDGYLPTMREGDVIGHEFMGTVAEVGRKVESVEEGDRVVVPSFVGCGNCGYCMDDLWSLCDNTNPNPELQEPILGYPTAGIYGYTHAFGGYAGSHAEYVRVPHADSNCFAVPDELSDEQALFASDAWPTGYMGADFCDIEEGDTVAVWGCGGVGLMAQQSAALMGAERVVGIDRFPERLRMARNEAGSETIDYTEVDSVVDELKSMTGGRGPDACIDAVGMEAHGTGIAHAYDEVKQQMRLHTDRGEALRQAMVACRKGGTLSILGVYGVMDKFPLGIAMNKGLTIRTAQQHGQRYVPELLDHVAEGRMDPSYLATHEFSLEESPRGYEMFKEKEDGCVRAVFRP; this is translated from the coding sequence ATGAGGGCGCTCTGCTGGGAGGGCGTCAACGACCTCCGCGTCGAGAGCGTCCCCGACCCCGAACTCGTCAACCCGCGCGACGTGGTTCTGGAGGTCGGTCTCACTACGACCTGCGGGTCGGACCTCCACTTCATCGACGGCTACCTCCCGACGATGCGCGAGGGCGACGTCATCGGCCACGAGTTCATGGGGACGGTCGCCGAGGTCGGGCGTAAAGTCGAATCGGTCGAGGAGGGCGACCGGGTGGTCGTCCCGTCGTTCGTCGGATGCGGCAACTGCGGCTACTGCATGGACGACCTCTGGTCGCTGTGTGACAACACGAACCCGAACCCGGAGCTACAGGAACCGATTCTCGGCTACCCGACCGCGGGAATCTACGGCTACACCCACGCCTTCGGCGGATACGCCGGGTCCCACGCCGAGTACGTCCGGGTGCCCCACGCCGACAGCAACTGCTTCGCCGTGCCCGACGAACTCAGCGACGAACAGGCGCTGTTCGCCTCCGACGCGTGGCCCACCGGTTACATGGGCGCGGACTTCTGCGACATCGAGGAGGGCGACACGGTCGCGGTCTGGGGTTGCGGCGGCGTCGGCCTCATGGCCCAGCAGAGCGCCGCCCTGATGGGTGCCGAGCGAGTCGTCGGCATCGACCGCTTCCCCGAGCGCCTCCGCATGGCCCGCAACGAGGCCGGGTCCGAGACCATCGACTACACCGAAGTCGACAGCGTCGTGGACGAACTCAAGTCGATGACCGGCGGCAGAGGCCCCGACGCCTGCATCGACGCGGTGGGGATGGAGGCCCACGGCACCGGCATCGCCCACGCCTACGACGAGGTCAAACAGCAGATGCGCCTCCACACCGACCGGGGCGAGGCGCTCCGGCAGGCGATGGTGGCCTGCCGGAAGGGCGGGACGCTCTCGATTCTGGGCGTCTACGGCGTGATGGACAAGTTCCCGCTTGGCATCGCCATGAACAAGGGCCTCACCATCCGCACGGCCCAACAGCACGGCCAGCGGTACGTTCCGGAACTGCTCGACCACGTCGCCGAGGGTCGCATGGACCCCTCCTATCTGGCGACCCACGAGTTCTCGCTCGAAGAGTCGCCCCGCGGTTACGAGATGTTCAAGGAGAAGGAGGACGGCTGTGTCAGGGCCGTTTTCCGGCCCTGA
- a CDS encoding DUF555 domain-containing protein, which yields MNCRVVVEAAVPVYDVETPDEAVRIAISKTGELLNPDLNYVEINMGERSCPHCGEELEPAFIAADESLVALELEMTVFNVEREEHASRIARKEIGQRLENIPLTVLEVEVIEEDDDEDESEAEDSSDDTEVETSDRDEDDEVLPEFEDLIE from the coding sequence ATGAACTGCAGAGTTGTCGTGGAAGCCGCAGTCCCGGTCTACGACGTGGAGACGCCGGACGAAGCGGTTCGGATCGCCATCTCGAAGACCGGCGAGTTGCTCAATCCCGACCTCAACTACGTCGAAATCAACATGGGGGAGCGTTCCTGTCCCCACTGCGGGGAGGAACTCGAACCGGCGTTCATCGCGGCCGACGAAAGCCTCGTCGCACTGGAGTTGGAGATGACGGTGTTCAACGTCGAGCGCGAGGAACACGCCTCGCGCATCGCTCGCAAGGAGATCGGCCAGCGCCTCGAAAACATCCCCCTGACCGTCCTCGAAGTCGAAGTCATCGAGGAAGACGACGACGAGGACGAATCCGAAGCCGAGGATTCGTCCGACGACACCGAGGTCGAGACGAGCGACCGCGACGAGGACGACGAGGTTCTCCCCGAGTTCGAGGACCTCATCGAGTAG
- a CDS encoding translation initiation factor IF-2 subunit beta, with protein MEGYDDHLERAMDETPEIEGSGDRFDVPDADVRQEGNVTVYENFQDTLDRLGRDEDRVLKFLQNELGTSAHIDESGRARLTGEFSQRRIEDAVDDYVEEFVLCPECGLPDTQLEREQGALLLRCEACGARSATSS; from the coding sequence ATGGAGGGTTACGACGACCACCTCGAACGGGCGATGGACGAGACGCCCGAGATAGAGGGTAGCGGCGACCGTTTCGACGTGCCCGACGCCGACGTGCGCCAAGAGGGCAACGTCACCGTCTACGAGAACTTTCAGGACACGCTCGACAGACTCGGCAGGGACGAGGACCGCGTCCTGAAGTTCCTCCAGAACGAACTCGGAACCAGCGCACACATCGACGAGAGCGGCCGAGCGCGCCTGACCGGCGAGTTCAGCCAACGCCGCATCGAGGACGCAGTCGACGATTACGTGGAGGAGTTCGTCCTCTGTCCGGAGTGTGGCCTGCCGGACACGCAACTCGAACGAGAACAGGGTGCGCTGTTGTTGCGGTGCGAAGCGTGCGGCGCCCGCTCCGCGACCAGCAGCTAA
- a CDS encoding MATE family efflux transporter: protein MSLFKGQEDLDLTEGGIVRPLIFLSLPIVITNLMQTAYNLADTFWLGQYSTEALAAISFGFPMVFLLISLGMGLSVAGSVLVAQHTGAGETEEAEYAASQTVSFAFIASVILGAVGYPFVRPFLDFLGASPAVLPGATAYMQVIALGLPFMFGFFVFISLMRGAGDTLTPMFVMGGTVVLNVILDPFLINGWTVVQNAPVVGTVGFPELGIEGAAIATVFSRSVAMLVGLGIMLSGNRGIQINAEDMRPDFQYLRKILQIGIPASIEGTGRALSINALLLIVGLFPTTIVAAYGIGTRVFSVIFLPAIAVARGVETMTGQNIGAGKYDRAAQANYVAAKGLFVVLAVVGVLIFLVPTPIVAVFTDDPDVLATGATFLRYVSLSFGFIGIMRAFTGGFRGAGKTMVAAAIAIATLAGIRLPVAYVASQFRLAIPFVPSEAIYGVEGIWVAFFASNVAGAIIAWLWFQRGTWREGDVRGTPGPGPVDADDGDAAVSDD from the coding sequence GTGAGCCTCTTCAAAGGGCAGGAGGACCTCGACCTCACCGAGGGCGGTATCGTCAGACCGCTCATCTTCCTCTCGCTCCCCATCGTCATCACGAACCTGATGCAGACGGCGTACAACCTCGCCGACACGTTCTGGCTCGGCCAGTACTCGACCGAGGCGCTGGCGGCCATCAGTTTCGGCTTCCCGATGGTGTTCCTGCTCATCTCGCTGGGGATGGGCCTGTCGGTCGCGGGGAGCGTCCTCGTGGCCCAGCACACCGGGGCCGGCGAGACCGAGGAGGCCGAGTACGCCGCCTCCCAGACGGTCTCGTTCGCGTTCATCGCGTCGGTGATACTCGGCGCCGTCGGCTACCCGTTCGTCCGACCCTTCCTCGATTTCCTCGGGGCCTCGCCCGCCGTTCTCCCCGGCGCGACAGCCTACATGCAGGTCATCGCGCTCGGTCTCCCGTTCATGTTCGGGTTCTTCGTGTTCATCTCGCTGATGCGCGGTGCCGGCGACACGCTCACCCCGATGTTCGTGATGGGCGGAACGGTCGTCCTGAACGTCATCCTCGACCCGTTCCTCATCAACGGGTGGACGGTGGTCCAGAACGCGCCGGTCGTCGGCACCGTCGGGTTCCCCGAACTCGGCATCGAGGGCGCGGCCATCGCGACGGTGTTCTCCCGGAGCGTGGCGATGCTGGTCGGACTCGGCATCATGCTCTCGGGGAACCGGGGCATCCAAATCAACGCGGAGGACATGCGCCCGGACTTCCAGTACCTCCGGAAGATTCTCCAAATCGGCATCCCCGCGAGCATCGAGGGGACCGGGCGCGCCCTCTCCATCAACGCGCTGTTGCTCATCGTCGGCCTGTTCCCGACGACCATCGTCGCCGCATACGGCATCGGTACCCGAGTCTTCTCGGTCATCTTCCTCCCGGCCATCGCGGTCGCTCGGGGCGTCGAGACGATGACCGGCCAGAACATCGGCGCGGGGAAGTACGACCGCGCGGCGCAGGCAAACTACGTCGCCGCCAAGGGACTGTTCGTCGTCCTCGCAGTCGTCGGCGTCCTCATCTTCCTCGTTCCGACGCCCATCGTCGCGGTGTTCACCGACGACCCCGACGTGCTCGCGACCGGCGCGACCTTCCTGCGGTACGTGTCGCTCTCGTTCGGCTTCATCGGCATCATGCGCGCGTTCACCGGCGGGTTCCGCGGCGCGGGCAAGACGATGGTCGCCGCCGCCATCGCCATCGCCACGCTCGCGGGCATCCGACTGCCGGTCGCGTACGTCGCCTCCCAGTTCCGCCTCGCGATTCCGTTCGTCCCCTCCGAGGCTATCTACGGCGTCGAGGGCATCTGGGTCGCGTTCTTCGCGTCGAACGTCGCCGGCGCGATTATCGCGTGGCTCTGGTTCCAGCGCGGGACGTGGCGCGAGGGCGACGTGCGCGGCACGCCCGGTCCGGGTCCCGTCGACGCGGACGACGGCGACGCGGCGGTGTCGGACGACTGA